The genomic interval ccacaaaaagaaaagaaagaaagaaaataaaaatgctcCACATTTTATATCCCATGCTTGAACCATGCAAAATATGTACAGGAGCATCATCTCAAGCCAATCACAGATGATAAAACTTTTTTCCCATTATGGTTTTCATCATAATAAATAGGGGTCAGAATCAGATCAGATCAGATCAGATCAGGTGTTTGCAGACTGAGATTGTATCCTTGGATGGTTATGTTCACCTTCATAAGTCACAATAAGCATTGATGAGTCTTCTAAGCACCTCTCCACATGTTTCCTTGCTGGGCAACCTCTCATGCTGCTACATTTATAGTAtcccctaataataataataaacaagtTCACAAACAATCAAAAAAAGGTTTATTACAACTGAAAACCTAGTAATTTTGCAAGCTTTACTACTCTCATTCTATTTGTAGCATTAGTCATTACATAGGTCCTATAATGAATCTACATACATCTACACACATAGCATGATTTGAATTGGATCCTCTTAGCATGATGGATCATTCATAAAAGGAGAAAATCCAATGCCCAAATTATAATATCACCAAACAAGAACAATGCATATAAAGTGAGATAAACATTGTACCTAGGATGAGGAGAGCCCTTGATTGGCTTCTGACCATACTTCCTCCATGAAAAGTCATCAGGTGGGATATCTGCAAGCTTGTTACTGATAGCAGGCACCTTTATTGATCTTTTCACCCTATGTTTCCTGCAATCagagaaaaacaaaataaacattatgaagcaaaaacaaaaatagaGACATagaaaaaccaacaatggaaatAGAAGGATCCAAAAATCAAAACCTTTTCTTTGAGCAGTGACATCTACCAGAGCTACCACATTTCACACTCCCATCATCTCCTCTACCAGAACACTTCCTCTTGTGCTGTGAATTCTGATCCAAAGACCGAGTAGGCGGTGGCGCCCCAATCAAATGAAAGGAATTCCCATCCATATTGGCCACACTTCCATCCATACTCAATGAAGAAATAAAGGATCTAGTGGATGACATTGTTGGTGTGCAACTAGAGTTATCAAAATTCAAGCTCATCCCACTACTATTACTCTTTCTAAACATCATTTCCGCTTGATGTTTCATTTGTTGCTGGTGCTGATGAAACAATAGCTTATGTTGCTGCTGTTGCTGCTGCTGCTGATGGTGTTGCAGCTGCTGTTGTTGTAATTGTTGCTGCTGCTGAATGAGACGATAGGGTGATGGGTTCACTTGTTGAATAGGGGTTTTCCCACTAGAACTAAGCTCCAAAGATGTGTTTCCCAAACACAATGAACTTTTAACATTAGAGCCCATATCTTGATGAGGGTTTTCAGGAGGAAAGGTTGTAGattgaagaaaaagaagtgTTTTAGGTGATGGATGTtcggttgttgttgttgtttttgttctACAATTAGGATTGTCTAAGAGTAAATTTTGGGGTAAAGGTATTGGAAATTTCTTAGGCTTTCTAACTCGGGCATGACCTACACAACTGCTTAGAAGAGAACCAACTTTCTTGAACCTAAACACAGCCTCTTCAGTTTCTACAAATAATCTCTTACGCTGAATTTGATCTTGAGGCTGAGTAAGAAGAGTTAGTACTCTAAGACAGCTCTGTACAGCTACTTTATTTGCTTCTTCAACCTCATCCATTGATAAACCCCCCTTAACAGAATATTAAAAAATCCCTAATTCCTCAAACCCAATAATCCAAAtcagaaacaacaaaaaaacccaGATACCTGCTTCAATCATGGGAAGTACAACAACAACCCAAAAAAACCCAGATAGAAAAATCCCATTTCTTCTCAGTATTAAAAGAAAAGGATAATCTTTTTTAGATGGGGTTTAACTTAAAAAAAGAAAGTAGTAGTTGAGTTTATgagaaaaattaacaaaaacaaagaaaaacaggAAAGATCACACTTTCGTTAAaatcagaaaaagaaaaattataataaagggGTTTGAAGTAAAACCCAGATAGGAAATTACAAAAATGGAGTGACTGAAGAAGaagcaaagaaagaaaaagcaaccaaagaagaaaaaaaacacaGAAGGGTTTGCTAATAGAGAGAAAGACCTCGTTGGAGTTGATGCTGTCAAACCCTAGATTCGTCTTCCATGCTTTTTTTGAGATTGAAAGGTGTGAAAGAGAAGACTTTGCTTCGCTTGAGGAAAAAATTCACACAGCCTGACACCCATAAGAATACAAAGTTCcaatctttatatatttttttttaaccaaattaaaaaaagatttgatttttattattacaatattattcaaaaagaaaaatagcaaAGAGAAAGGTAACTAACTATACATTTATCTATGAAAAAACacccaacaaaaaaaataatcaagatgaagaagaaggaaaacAAAAATGGTTGAGaagaaattaaaagaattttatataaaaaaaatatattaaaaaaaaagaggaaactgAGTCAGAAATGGAACGAAACTGCCGTCTATGTCACAGATTTTAAGGTGGGTTCCACCAAAGACCTttgttcttctttttcttctcccaattcaactttttttttttaatttttaatttttaaaatataaaatagaaattaataaataaataaatagaaagcCAGCTTGAGCTTTACTATTtggtagtaataataataataataataaatggggTTTTGGTCTTTGGTGCTTTGATTGGTTTGGTTTTTTGGCTTCAAAATTCTTTCTtttcacttttcaattttccTTTGTGCATTTCTTACATTTGTATTCACTAATTAGAATGACTATTTCTACCTTTGCCACGTTTCAATtctcttttaaaaaaaagatttaactttAATCCTAATTAGCACCTACAAATTACTTAAATCATTAAGAGTCAAAATGTGAATGTGATGATTATCAACCAAAATAAGATTGAGATTATTGAATTTTGtttaatgttgttgttgttgttgtgtttggtttaattttctaatattagTGTGTCTTCACTTTCCATGAGGAC from Cannabis sativa cultivar Pink pepper isolate KNU-18-1 chromosome 4, ASM2916894v1, whole genome shotgun sequence carries:
- the LOC115713071 gene encoding probable WRKY transcription factor 21; translation: MDEVEEANKVAVQSCLRVLTLLTQPQDQIQRKRLFVETEEAVFRFKKVGSLLSSCVGHARVRKPKKFPIPLPQNLLLDNPNCRTKTTTTTEHPSPKTLLFLQSTTFPPENPHQDMGSNVKSSLCLGNTSLELSSSGKTPIQQVNPSPYRLIQQQQQLQQQQLQHHQQQQQQQQHKLLFHQHQQQMKHQAEMMFRKSNSSGMSLNFDNSSCTPTMSSTRSFISSLSMDGSVANMDGNSFHLIGAPPPTRSLDQNSQHKRKCSGRGDDGSVKCGSSGRCHCSKKRKHRVKRSIKVPAISNKLADIPPDDFSWRKYGQKPIKGSPHPRGYYKCSSMRGCPARKHVERCLEDSSMLIVTYEGEHNHPRIQSQSANT